A single window of Kitasatospora sp. HUAS MG31 DNA harbors:
- a CDS encoding SGNH/GDSL hydrolase family protein, whose translation MTLRFAALGDSLTEGIGDPVPGGWRGWAALLAPALSEGPVDFHNLAASGTLAEDPTERQLPYAVAVRPHLAAVLGGGNDTLRTGFAVERTAERLDAVLRALSGQGAVLLTACLPDPGRLLGLPAPLAVPLARRMRSVNTAVHTLTTRYRAVHLHLAELPWQDDRKLLGADRLHPSALGHHLIARGFHARLAAAGHPVGPAPAAVPGTPPPGLAADLRWLATQGTRWVAARSTDLLPGLLALAATECRHRLRGTGHRLDANAERATTEALARLPVPLVPAPRPWDGSGRDQPAPRGYWLGRSRNGPAAPGPNSTG comes from the coding sequence GTGACCCTGCGCTTCGCGGCCCTCGGCGACTCGCTGACCGAGGGCATCGGCGACCCCGTCCCCGGCGGCTGGCGCGGCTGGGCCGCCCTGCTCGCCCCCGCCCTGTCCGAGGGCCCGGTGGACTTCCACAACCTCGCCGCCAGCGGCACCCTCGCCGAGGATCCGACGGAACGTCAACTCCCGTACGCCGTGGCGGTCCGACCGCATCTGGCAGCGGTCCTGGGCGGCGGGAACGACACCCTGCGCACCGGCTTCGCCGTCGAGCGGACCGCCGAACGGCTGGACGCCGTGCTGCGGGCGCTCTCCGGCCAGGGTGCCGTGCTGCTGACCGCCTGCCTGCCCGATCCGGGACGGCTGCTGGGGCTGCCCGCACCCCTGGCCGTCCCGCTCGCCCGCCGGATGCGGTCCGTCAACACGGCCGTGCACACGCTCACCACCCGCTACCGGGCGGTCCACCTGCACCTGGCCGAACTCCCCTGGCAGGACGACCGGAAGCTGCTCGGCGCGGACCGGCTGCACCCCAGCGCGCTCGGCCACCACCTGATCGCCCGCGGGTTCCACGCCCGACTGGCCGCCGCCGGGCACCCGGTCGGCCCGGCCCCCGCCGCCGTACCGGGCACCCCGCCACCCGGCCTCGCCGCCGACCTGCGCTGGCTGGCCACCCAGGGCACCCGCTGGGTCGCCGCCCGGTCCACCGATCTGCTGCCGGGGCTGCTGGCGCTCGCCGCCACCGAGTGCCGCCACCGGCTGCGCGGCACCGGCCACCGCCTGGACGCCAACGCCGAACGGGCCACCACCGAGGCGCTGGCCCGCCTGCCCGTACCGCTGGTGCCCGCTCCCCGGCCGTGGGACGGATCCGGCCGCGACCAGCCCGCGCCGCGCGGCTACTGGCTCGGGCGGAGCCGGAACGGTCCGGCCGCGCCGGGGCCGAACAGCACCGGGTAG
- a CDS encoding glycosyltransferase: protein MTGPLRIVRLANFVSPVSGGLRTALHHLGAGYRAAGHLPVLVVPGRRRSDEWTPQGRVITLPGRVLPGSGGYRVLTGRRALARTLAELAPDRLEVSDRTTLRWTGAWARRHGVPSVMVSHESADGLLGARGLPSGLAHGLADRLNSRTARAYDTVVCTTEWAAAEFRRIGAGNLVQAPLGVDLEQMRPDRADPAVRARLAEPGQVLVVMCSRLSAEKRPERAIEALGRLRRRHRVPAVLAVAGEGPLRRRLERRARELRLPVRFLGHLADRTELAALLASADAAIAPGPVETFGLAALEALACGTPVAVSGSSALPRIVGPAGTAAAQDTADGFADALGRLLERPEADRRALARARAELFGWETAVASFLAAHKAAAERAEGRRP, encoded by the coding sequence ATGACCGGGCCGCTGCGGATCGTCCGGCTGGCCAACTTCGTCAGCCCGGTCTCGGGCGGCCTGCGGACGGCCCTGCACCACCTGGGCGCCGGCTACCGGGCCGCCGGGCACCTGCCGGTCCTGGTGGTGCCCGGGCGGCGGCGCTCCGACGAGTGGACGCCCCAGGGCCGGGTGATCACGCTGCCCGGGCGGGTGCTGCCGGGCAGCGGCGGTTACCGGGTGCTGACCGGCCGGCGGGCCCTCGCCCGGACCCTCGCCGAGCTGGCACCCGACCGCCTGGAGGTCTCCGACCGCACCACCCTGCGCTGGACCGGTGCGTGGGCCCGGCGGCACGGCGTGCCCTCGGTGATGGTCTCGCACGAGAGCGCGGACGGGCTGCTCGGCGCCCGGGGCCTGCCCTCAGGTCTCGCCCACGGGCTCGCGGACCGGCTCAACTCCCGTACGGCGCGGGCCTATGACACGGTGGTGTGCACCACCGAGTGGGCGGCCGCGGAGTTCCGGCGGATCGGCGCCGGCAACCTGGTGCAGGCGCCGCTGGGCGTGGACCTGGAGCAGATGCGGCCGGACCGGGCGGATCCCGCCGTCCGGGCGCGCCTGGCCGAACCCGGGCAGGTGCTGGTGGTGATGTGCTCGCGGCTGTCCGCCGAGAAGCGGCCCGAGCGGGCGATCGAGGCGCTGGGCCGGCTGCGCCGCCGGCACCGGGTCCCGGCCGTGCTGGCCGTGGCCGGCGAGGGCCCGCTGCGCCGCCGCCTGGAGCGCCGGGCACGCGAACTCCGGCTCCCGGTAAGGTTCCTGGGCCACCTCGCGGACCGTACCGAGCTGGCCGCGCTGCTGGCGAGCGCGGACGCGGCGATCGCCCCCGGGCCGGTGGAGACCTTCGGGCTGGCCGCCCTGGAGGCGCTGGCCTGCGGGACGCCGGTGGCGGTCAGCGGGTCCTCGGCGCTGCCGCGGATCGTCGGACCGGCCGGCACCGCCGCCGCACAGGACACCGCCGACGGGTTCGCCGACGCCCTGGGGCGGCTGCTGGAGCGCCCGGAGGCGGACCGGCGGGCGCTGGCCCGGGCGCGGGCCGAGCTGTTCGGCTGGGAGACCGCGGTCGCCTCCTTCCTCGCCGCGCACAAGGCCGCCGCCGAACGGGCGGAGGGGAGGCGTCCGTGA